The genomic window CGCGATCTTCTTGCACGCAGCAGCCCTGAACTCGATCGGGAGCGTCCTTCCGTAGAACGAATCCCATTCACCGATCAGGATCACCGCGTCCCAGCCGAGTCGAACCTGCCGACGTTCTAATTCCTCGACCAGTGATTCGAACAACTGGTCATCCGACCCGATATCATAGGTCAGCCGGATATTTGCACCCGTCAGTCGGCGAGCAAATTCCTGTTCACAAGACGTGTAGGAATCGCAGGTTGAACCTTTCCCACTCCTCGGCTTAAGTCCGTAGGCCAGGAGCCCTTTCATCGCACTACTCCACGGGGAATACAGCTCGATCCAACCGTCAGTGTTCGGCCAGACGCTGATTCCCACATGTGGCTCGCCATAGGACTCTCCCGCCTCGGCCAGGAGCGCCCGAAATGCTGAGGAGCTGTGAGGGCCGAGGATCTTGAAGGTGACCGCCCGTTGCAGTTGCGGATTCAAGCGAACGAGCTTGCGTGTGTCCTCGGTGAGGAGACACTCGCTTTTCGTCTCAGCCTCTCGACAGACGAGCGCTTGAGAGAAGGATGTCAGACTGGCGAGAACGCCTCGACCGAGTGCTTCGTCCGGGAACCAGACGACCAGCACACTGTGCGAGCGCGACGACTCCTCATCACACAGCCTGGTCCGTCTGAGTCGGTACCACTCATAGGGAAGCGCCGACAGAGGACTCTGTGGGTCCCACTCGACAAATGACAGCTGACCTTCCTGTTCAGGCACATAACACGCGACACCGAGTGCCGTACCAATGGCGTACCGATCTCGAAGGCGTGACTCGGTGCTTTCGACATAGGGACCTCCACTGGTCGTCACCAGGAGGACCGTAAGACGCTGGCCCTCCTTGACCCGCTCGGTAATGGCTTGCCGAAGCGACTGGAGCCGTTGTGTGAGTGGAGGGAACGGTGTAGAGGCTGATCGGTTCGTCTTGACTTCCCGTAGGCCCCGCTGCACCGCAGCGACAGGATCTTCCCACAAACGCGCGCGTACCGCTTGCTCTTCAACGGTGGCCCTCATGTCCAGTCCCATGCCGACCGGACGTGAACTGCGCAGCGGTTCCTTAACCAACATGGCTCCCGCCAGCGCCAGCACCAGGGTTAATGCCCCTGCCACGGCAATTTTTGAATCGCTTTGCTTTTTGGCCATCTGGCTTTTAGGAGATGAGTGCCATCATCCAGACACTTGTGCAGCGTCCGTGCGTGACACTCTACATCAGACATCCGAGACTGTGAAGTAGAGAGACAGCGCCATGGACGGCAGAAATAGGGTGGCCTACGGTTCTTACGATGAGCAACTGACTGCTAAAGGCTTGCCCCAATTCTCGATGGAGAGAGGGCATACGTTTCCATGCCTGGGTGGTCTTTGAAGGGCTCTTGGAGCAACGTGAAGAGTCGATCGATCTCGGAGAGGTCTTAGCTCTGCGCGTTCTCAATCTCGATCTGGGCCAGGCAATTCCTCAGCACGTACTTGGGATTCACGCGATCCATCGGTCACACCGTTCGTCGTCACGGCTGCCTTCCGCTTGCAACCAAAGCTTGTGCCGTACGGCTCACTTATCAAACCCTTGCATGATCGAGAAAATACTCCCGCGACTTCTCGCTCAAGACGTTCCTCTGCGTGCAAACAGGCCACACTTCACAACACAATCGTGTAGTCCGCAGGACTCCAACCAACACTAGGGATAGATCCACTGCCACGGCATTGTTGGAGTCGCTTGGCTTCTTTGCCACCTCGCTGCTCGCAGGATACGACGCCTTACGATAAGGCAGCCCTGAACCCAGACGCAGCGCCTCACAGGAGCTCGTTAACAGCATGAACCAACAACCCCTTGACGGCCGAGGATGGAGTCTGGACAGAACCTTGTACTCGATCATCATCAGGCCCCAGAATCGATACCTCTCCCTCTATCAGTACACTCATTTTCGCACGTCTCGCTCATTGCGAAATCGCTCATATTCACTTGTTACATCGAAGACCACCATCAAACGCACGTTGCATTTGCCATCTAGTGCCTCACTGTGCGCAGTAATTCTTCTTTCTGTTTTCGCACACCTCGCTCATCACTGTGTCACCTAAAGCCGTATGGAGTGAAGATAGGGTCTTGAGGAGGTATTTATTTTGCTTCCAGGTCTAGGCAAGAACAGGAAACCGATTGAAAGAAACTCTAGCCGCTCAATCCTGGAGGCAGATCCTGATGGGCAACTCGGCCTTGACTCAAGTAAGTCCAGACAGTTCGGTGATTCGAAACCTTCCCATACAACAGCGAATTGATTGGCTGATGGAACATGCCCGCCGCTATGCCCAGGTCTACCAGAGTCCGGAATCCTTTCTGGCGCGCGAACGGTACAGTGCGAAACATGACACTGCCATCATTGCCCTCAAATGCATGGACGGGCGCCTCAATCTCTCCGTGGCCACCAATACCCCATCCGGAATTATCCAGCCGATCCGCAATATCGGCGGTCGCTTCGACATGGGATGGCCACATTTCGGAGAGGTCATGACAGAGCAGGTCCAGCACATGGTCCGACATGGCCGACGTACGCTGGTCCTGATCAATTACCACTATTCAAAGGGTGATCAACATCGTGGCTGTGCGGGTTGGGGTTATAACACCGATGCCTCCCGGGACCATGCGCTGCGGACCAAACGGCAGGTTGAGGAGGTCTTCGGCTCGGCACACAGCACGGTGTACCCCCTGGTCTGTGGATTCGAAACCGACGAGGACGCTCTGATTCTTCACGGAAGCAACCATCGTGACATCTTGGACCTCTCGACCGTTTCCACACAAGATCTTGCTTCCTTGCCTGCCTCATTGTCTCGGCTGTATCCCGACATGCCCGAAGAGATGCAGGAGGATCTCTTGCCTCTCGTACAGGGCAACATCGCCCATATCGAGGAAATCCGAAAAAGCGACCGCACGCTGGAGATCGTCCATCACGAATGGATGATCGGTATTGGACGCGGGTTCCACTGGCTCCACATGCCGAACCTGGCGCTGATTATCGGCCCATACAGCCCAGAACTTGCCGATCCGCTCAGTAAAGCCGGTGGGATCATTGCGGCCAACATGCGAGACGACCGCATTCCCGATGATGGCTTTCTCCTGCTGTCCGTCGCCCCCTACCAAGAGGTCGGGGTCGATCGTGCACGTGCCACGCTCAAGAGCCGATTTATGGCTGATTTTGCCGCCCACATCATCCGTTCAGACCATGCCAAAATTGCGGACAAGATCAATATCCGTAAAGCAGTCCTCTCTTGGCACACGCGCGCACTGGAGCTGATTGTATGAGCAAAAGACTCCCTCGCCATTGGACAATCATGAAACTATTTATCGGGAGCGAACTGATTTCAAGACAGATGACAAGCCACCATAATCGGAGCGGTCAATGACACACAAAGATTCCTTGGCTTGGACTCGCCGGACATTTATGAAAACCTCTCTCGGTGGTGCCCTGCTCGCAGGCTATAAGTTATTGTGGCCATCGGCCGCGCAGGCTGGCAACCTACCCACCACAACCCAACGCCCAGACCGCGAAGTCATACACAATGTTGAGACAGATCCGTTTGGTGTCGCGGGACTAGGAGAGAGCGGCATGAGAAAATCACGCCTTGGATTCGAACTCTGTCCCGGCCGTACACCTGACAGGTAGATCATCAAGCTGATTCAGGATGAACAACTGACTGCCAAGTGTTTCCCCCAGTTCGGTGGCGGGAGGGCGTAGGATTCCATACCCGGCTGGTCGGCAAAGGGAGTTTGGAGCAATGTGAAAAGTCGATCGACTTCAGAAAAGTCTTTGTGTTGTGCCTTCTCGATTGCGATCTGCGCAAGATAATTCCTCAGCACGTATTTGGGATTCACTCGATTCATTCGGTCACACCGTTCCTCGTCGCGGCTGCGTTCACGTCGCAATCGATCTCGATAACGTACCGCCCACTCGTCAAACCGCTCGTGGTTGAGAAAGTGCTCACGCACCTTCCCATGCACCTCATCCTTCGATGTGGAGAATGTGTTCAACTCTCGAAACACCGTCGTGTAGTCCGCATGGCTCCCTTGAAGCAGTCCAAGGAAATCTCGAATCAGCTCCGCGTCTCCGGTCTGTTCATCCGCCAACCCGACTTTCTCCCTCATCTGCTTCTGATATTCCCGATCAAACAGCGGTTGATACGTCTCCAGACCTGCTTTGAGCGCTGTTTTCTCTGCCAACGGCAACAGCGTCTGAGCTAAGCAGCTCAGATTCCAGAGTCCGATAGAAGGCTGCTGGTTGAAGGCATAACGACCGTTGTAATCAGAATGGTTGCAGATAAACCCCGCATCATAGTCATCCATAAACCCATACGGCCCATAATCCATCGTCAGACCGAGGATCGACATATTGTCCGTATTCATCACCCCATGAGCCCAACCGACAGCCTGCCAGTGCGCGATCAACCTCGCGGTTCGTGCAACGACTTCGGTGAAGAAGTGCGCATACTTTTCGTCAACATCGCGGAGGTGGGGGAAATGCTGGTCGATCACATAATCGGCCAGGGTTTTCAAATGGTCATATTGCTTTCGGTAATAGAACACTTCAAAGCTACCGAAGCGGACATGTGACGGCGCCATCCGAACCAACATTGCACCGGTTTCGATCTGCTCGCGATAGACCTTGTCGTCACTACCGACGATACACAGTGCCTGTGCAGTCGGAATGCCAAGCCCCTGCATCGCGGCACAACAGAGGTATTCACGGATCGTGGAGCGCAGCACGGCTCGACCATCCCCATCTCGAGAAAACGGCGTCATCCCCGCTCCTTTGAGGTGAAGATCCCACCGTTCACCTCGTTCGTTCGTCGCTTCTCCGAGGAGGATCGCACGCCCATCACCCAGCTGTGGGACATACACCCCGAATTGATGGCCTGAATACAGCATCGCGAGTGGCTCCATGCCCGGTGCGAGGACATTCCCGCCGAAGAGCGCTGCAAACTCTGGCCGCGTCAATTGCTCGGGGTCAAGGTCGATCAACTCAGCCGTAAACTGGTTGGCATGGATCAAATAGGGAGGCGCGCTAAATGGAGTTGGGTTCAATCGTGCATAAAACGCCTGGGGAAGACGGGCATAGGTATTATCAAAGGACAGCATTTCAAGTGTTCGCTGGATCATACCTTTCTGTATCACGACCCTCATGGCCTTTGCTATGCCTTCAGTAGTTCGCGCGGAATGCGCTGTCCACTGAGCTGGCCAGTACTCGTCACGATCCAGGGCACTCCCTTGTCCACCTCTTGCCGCTCGACGATATCTTAGCTACCTCGCTATACTATCCGTTTACGACGTGCCGCCGCCCCACAAGAGGAGCTCTGTGTGAAGCGCCGTACAACACCTCCCTCTCGGTTCAAAGATTCGACTCGTGCCAAACCGGAAATCGCCGCCGCTGAGGTATTGGCGTGGGTAAGCGATTGTCTGGAGGGTGGGCTGTGTCTTATGGCCAAGGGGATTCTAGTGTTTGAGAATTCACAATTCGGCGAACTGGTGGAAGCACCGACTTCGGACTCAGGCCAGTCTTCCACTCATGGGGCCTCGTTACGATCACAGCTCTTTGCTGATGCGATGGGCTGGAATAAGAAAGCGCTGGGAGTACGGGGTAGCAAGACCTATCGTCTCCTGGATCGTCACGGTCAAACACTCGTCTACGAATGCCGCTACCACGTGGTCCCCTACCATGGGGAGACCGGCGTGCTGTTAGTCCTGCAGGACGTGACCGAACATACGGAGTTGGTGCAGGAAGCCTCCCAGATTGCCCGTTTCCAGTCGGTCCTCGCCCGGATCGGAACCCTGGCGGTCAGCGACGCTCCGGCACAGGAGCTCATGAATGAAGCGGTCAAACATACGGCGGAAGCGCTCCAGGTCGAACTCTGTAAGATTCTCGTTCAACGGGAGTCAGACGATCATCTCGCTGTCGTCGCAGGAATCGGTCTGGCCCCTGACCTGATCGGGAAGTTGACCATTGAAGGCGGTACCCATTCGCAAGCCGGCTACGCCATCCGTGAGCGACTGCCTGTCGTCGTCCGAGACCTGCGCAAGGAAACGCGCTTCACCCCCTCGAAACTGCTCACTGAGCACGGTGGCATCGCCGGCATGTGCGTGCCAATGTTGGTCGAGGACCGCGTCTATGGAGCCATGACGGCCCATTCAAAGTCGGTTCGTGATTACACGGTCACGGAGCTCGAGTTTCTCTGTACCGTTGCCAATACGGTCGCGACGGTATTGGAACGACGGCGACGGGCCGATACACAGCGGGAGCTCTACCATCGACTCTTCATGGCCGCGCAGGACGGGATCATGCTGACCGATACGGAGGGTTGTATCTTGGAATGGAACCCGGCACTCGAACGGATGACCGGTTGGACCAGCGAGGAGGCATTGGGCCAACGGCCTTCGCTTCTGAAGTCCGGGAAGCATGGCCAAGAATTTTACGACCGGCTTTGGCAAGCGCTCAGGGCGGGGCAGCCCTTCGTCGATCGGTTCGTGAATCGGCGGAAGGATGGGTCCGACTTCCTCGTGTGGGAGAGCGTGAGTCCCGTCAAGGACCGGGACGGCAAGACCCAGTCTTATATGGCCATCCTCACGGATTTGACCGAACGCGAACGCATGCTGGAGGCATTACGCCACGCCGAGCAGGTGAAATTGGTCGGCCAATTGACCGGTGGCATTCTCCATGAGGTCCGCAATCCATTGATCGGGCTTGGCAGTCTGGCCACCCACCTCGCCGATCAGGAACACTTGCCGCAGACGGCGAGAGATCGTTGCCGGCTCATTGCTCGGGAAGCCTCCCGAATTGATGAACTGCTGGAGTCTCACTTAAGCCAACTTCGGCAGCGCCCGTTTGATCTCCATTCCTGCGATCTTCCCTCGCTTATCGATGACACCATGACCTTGCTGAAACCCAACTTGACCAAACAGAACGTTCGGGTACGAAAGACGATTGCCCCGGATCTGCCGTTGGTGGAGGCCTCCCGTGCGCATCTCCAACAGGTCTGCCTCAACATTACGATGAATGCGATCGACGCCATGCCGAACGGTGGAGACCTCACGATCACCATGCGAATGGAACCCCGACGAGGTCCTGGTGTGCTTCTTGCTTTCTCCGACACTGGAAAGGGGATTGCCCCAGGCGATCTCAAGCGGATTTTCGAGCCGTTCTTCACCAGTGGGAAGGCAAAAGGCGTTGGGCTTGGACTCACCATCACCCACGACATTATCGAACGGCATGGTGGTCAACTCGTGATCACAAGCCCTTCCGGCAGTGGCGCGGTGGTAGACGTGTGGCTTCCCTTGAAACCCGAGCGATAGTATGACCTGGCAACTGCTTCTCGTTGAAGATGAAGCGTCTGTTCGCGAAGCCTTCGCGCTGCGCCTCAGCGATCACGGGTATATGGTCCAGACCGCGAGTTCAGGCGAGGAGGCGCTTGGGCTGTTACGCACCGCTGAGCCGGATATTCTCGTACTTGATCTGGTCATGCCGAACCTCACAGGCCTGGACGTGCTGGCCCGTGTCAAACAGACCTCGCCTAACTTATTGGTCATCCTGGTCACCGCGAGAGGCACGGTAAAGGACGCCGTTGAAGCGACGAAACTTGGTGCCTTTGACTTTGTCGCCAAATCCATCGACATGGAAGACCTCCTGCATGCACTGAGCAGAGCGACGCAACTGCTCACGTTGCAGCGCCAGGTTCATGTGCAGAGCGGGCAAGACGCTGACCGATACGCGCTTGACCGCGTCATCGCCAAGAGCCCTGCCACTCAGATCTTCATGACTCAGGTCCGGGAGCTCGCCAATAATGACCGTGTCACCGTGTTGCTCCAAGGCGAGACCGGCACTGGGAAACAGTACATGGGGCGGGTGATCCACTATAACAGCGCCAGAGCCAACAAACCCTGTATCGAAGTCGACTGTCCATCGATTCCACGGGAGCTCTTTGAGAGTGAACTCTTCGGCCACGAGAAAGGATCATTTACTGGAGCTGTAGGTCGCAAAACTGGCTTGATCGAACTTGCGGAGGGAGGGACCCTCATGTTCGACGAGATCGGCGACCTCCCCCTCCCGTTGCAAGCGAAGCTGTTGCGGGTCATCGAGGAACGGACGCTCCGCCGCGTCGGGGGATCCGCCACGATCCCAGTGGATGTGCGTTTCATGGCGGCCACGAATCGCAATCTGAAGGAAGCGGTCACGAAAGGTGAGTTTCGTGAAGATCTCTATTTTCGACTGAACGTCGTGACTCTTGTGATCCCCCCCCTGCGTGAACGGCAGGACGATATCATTCCCTTGGCGGAGCAATTCATGACCCGTTCAGCCCTCTCGTTGAGGAAGCCGGTTCATCATCTGGGCGAGAGTGCACGAGCGATTCTGGGGCAGTACCATTTTCCAGGCAATGTGCGTGAGCTGAGTAATCTGATGGAGCGGGCGGTGCTCTTCTGTCCCGCGGAGACACTTGAAGCGATGCATTTCCCCTCCGATGTGCGAGAGACGCCCGTACGGCCGGTCACAGATGCCGTTCGTCATAAATCGGTGTTCTCTGATACCGCGAATGCCGATCACATCCATCTATCATTCCGCCTCGGTGAATCCCTGTCTGACCTTGAGGACCGCATTATCAGTGAAGTATTGCAGCGGTCTGACGGAAATAAATCTCTGGCCGCCAA from Nitrospira sp. includes these protein-coding regions:
- a CDS encoding YdiU family protein; its protein translation is MIQRTLEMLSFDNTYARLPQAFYARLNPTPFSAPPYLIHANQFTAELIDLDPEQLTRPEFAALFGGNVLAPGMEPLAMLYSGHQFGVYVPQLGDGRAILLGEATNERGERWDLHLKGAGMTPFSRDGDGRAVLRSTIREYLCCAAMQGLGIPTAQALCIVGSDDKVYREQIETGAMLVRMAPSHVRFGSFEVFYYRKQYDHLKTLADYVIDQHFPHLRDVDEKYAHFFTEVVARTARLIAHWQAVGWAHGVMNTDNMSILGLTMDYGPYGFMDDYDAGFICNHSDYNGRYAFNQQPSIGLWNLSCLAQTLLPLAEKTALKAGLETYQPLFDREYQKQMREKVGLADEQTGDAELIRDFLGLLQGSHADYTTVFRELNTFSTSKDEVHGKVREHFLNHERFDEWAVRYRDRLRRERSRDEERCDRMNRVNPKYVLRNYLAQIAIEKAQHKDFSEVDRLFTLLQTPFADQPGMESYALPPPNWGKHLAVSCSS
- a CDS encoding PAS domain S-box protein: MKRRTTPPSRFKDSTRAKPEIAAAEVLAWVSDCLEGGLCLMAKGILVFENSQFGELVEAPTSDSGQSSTHGASLRSQLFADAMGWNKKALGVRGSKTYRLLDRHGQTLVYECRYHVVPYHGETGVLLVLQDVTEHTELVQEASQIARFQSVLARIGTLAVSDAPAQELMNEAVKHTAEALQVELCKILVQRESDDHLAVVAGIGLAPDLIGKLTIEGGTHSQAGYAIRERLPVVVRDLRKETRFTPSKLLTEHGGIAGMCVPMLVEDRVYGAMTAHSKSVRDYTVTELEFLCTVANTVATVLERRRRADTQRELYHRLFMAAQDGIMLTDTEGCILEWNPALERMTGWTSEEALGQRPSLLKSGKHGQEFYDRLWQALRAGQPFVDRFVNRRKDGSDFLVWESVSPVKDRDGKTQSYMAILTDLTERERMLEALRHAEQVKLVGQLTGGILHEVRNPLIGLGSLATHLADQEHLPQTARDRCRLIAREASRIDELLESHLSQLRQRPFDLHSCDLPSLIDDTMTLLKPNLTKQNVRVRKTIAPDLPLVEASRAHLQQVCLNITMNAIDAMPNGGDLTITMRMEPRRGPGVLLAFSDTGKGIAPGDLKRIFEPFFTSGKAKGVGLGLTITHDIIERHGGQLVITSPSGSGAVVDVWLPLKPER
- a CDS encoding sigma-54-dependent Fis family transcriptional regulator, which gives rise to MTWQLLLVEDEASVREAFALRLSDHGYMVQTASSGEEALGLLRTAEPDILVLDLVMPNLTGLDVLARVKQTSPNLLVILVTARGTVKDAVEATKLGAFDFVAKSIDMEDLLHALSRATQLLTLQRQVHVQSGQDADRYALDRVIAKSPATQIFMTQVRELANNDRVTVLLQGETGTGKQYMGRVIHYNSARANKPCIEVDCPSIPRELFESELFGHEKGSFTGAVGRKTGLIELAEGGTLMFDEIGDLPLPLQAKLLRVIEERTLRRVGGSATIPVDVRFMAATNRNLKEAVTKGEFREDLYFRLNVVTLVIPPLRERQDDIIPLAEQFMTRSALSLRKPVHHLGESARAILGQYHFPGNVRELSNLMERAVLFCPAETLEAMHFPSDVRETPVRPVTDAVRHKSVFSDTANADHIHLSFRLGESLSDLEDRIISEVLQRSDGNKSLAAKHLGITRWMLDRRRKPHAE